The DNA sequence TGTTTGGCATAAAAAGCTGCATTTGACCTGCATTGCCTGCACCTAAGACATGCTATGCCCAAAGAAGCACAACCCAAAGCAGGTCAAGCGTAGCCTCCGGACTGCCATGTTTACCACCTAAATAAAGTCAATGGAATTTTCCTGACCTGCGTTTGTCACGCTTTCCAAACACAAGGAAACAACGCCCATTGACAAGAGCCCTTAACGCGAGCAACAGACTCCTCTGTGATCAATATTTCTATCCTCATCACAGACTGAATTTTTACTGAGGCCTGAGTGCAGCaacccatagaaaccaatcagaagtGTGTGACACACATAGCCACCCTCTAGAATCCCAGAGTAGACCTAAAGCCAGAGCTAAACCAAACTGAAAGAAAGTAGAGTCTCCTGAGACCAGAAAGGATTTGTTCTCTTTGTTTTAATTCTCTACAATTTACAATGTGGTACTCCATAAAATAAGTGTTTTCTcttgttaaaaataaaatagagaTCTTTGCAGCAAACTTTCCCAGAACATTGGCAACTCTCATCTCTCCCAATGTGTGCAAGACATTTCATCAagaggattgaaaaaaaaataaaatctataaaaaTTGTGGGGTGGGGAATAGTCAGCATGTCTTGTgattgacaaggaaaaaaaacattagAGGCTCGCTCATCCTCTCCAACATAAAACCCAAAACTCTGGGCTTTCTAAGCTAAACTAAGGCCTGTGTAAGGTTGGCTTGATTTTCAGCTCTGTGTGTTGGGGAACTACAACTCCTAGTGTGCCCTCAGTATCTGGTGAGCTGCAGACTGCTTACAGCAACCTCCTCGGAGATTCAAATTGCATGGGGTTGGTTGACACAGTTAAAGCCCTTTGAGGCAGGATTATCGCTTCTACTAGGTTATAATAcaacaaaagaaaggaaaaaaaaaataaatttgaggcTGCAGCGATCTGCAGAAAAGCATAAAGAGGAAAATGCATTATAGAAATATAACTAATTATGTGCATTTATATTGCAGTGTCAATTTATGTAGCACTGTACATACTGcatattcacatcagttcctgcaccctcaaggagcttaaaatctgAAGACCCTCTCTtacatacaagggccaatttagacagaaaccAAACATACCAGTAAGTCttgggagtgtgggaggaaaccagagttccCTATGGAAACCCAAACACAGGGAGACTCCAAGCCGATACTACCCTGCTTGGTATCTGAACCAAAGACCACAGTGCTGCAAGTGCTGGTAACCACTAATCCACTGAGCTGCCCTTTAAAAGATACAtaataaaatcaataataaaaacacCCATCACCTAGGTACGTGTCTATATCACCACTAAAACGATATACTAACCCAGATATTGATCAATAAGTGGAATATTGATCTGCCCTTGTTTGTCTTTTACTCACAGTGACATATTTTCCTCTTCATGATTTTATGTACGTTGCAGTAGCCccaaattgtgttttttatttttttttaaaacacacacaTTTCCATACAATTTTCTAGCATTATTTAAGAAAGCCTGGTTACGTCTCAGCGGGCTTTCTTTCAGAACTAAAACGGCACCCATGTAGGGACATGTGTGTGCCACTCAGTCCTGGGGTACTGTAAGCCCAGCCTGTGTGATGACATGCCGAGCTTGCAGGAGATGGACAgaatgacatactgtatatgttaaaCTGTTTGCATAATTATATATCCAGGGGCTCAGACTCTTATTTTTGGTCTAAAGTCACAATTCATTGACTGTTTTTATAATCATCTCTGAGGCATTCAGGAATCTCTTTTCAggaattttaaagtggaacttttaaTTTTATAAGCCTCCCCtgccatgaggaaaaaaaaaaaaaaagcccgtcAAGCTTTCCTTATACAGTACTTCATTCTGTCCATCTCCCGCTAGCTCAGCCTGTCATTTACACACCCACTAGGGGAATGTCATCACACAGGCTGGGCTTAAAGTACCCCAGGACTGAGTGGCACCCACATGTCCCTACATGGGGCGCTTTTAGTTCTGAAAGAAAGCCCGGTGCAACCAGCGATGGGGAACCCTCATGAGACGTCACCAGGCTGGCCTAAATAATGCTAGAAAAGGGTatggaaatttgttttttatttaaaaaaaaaaaatctgggggaGGCTTTGCATGGAGAGGAATCCGACATGCTTGGAGTTCCGCTTCAAAAGTTGAATGACTTCCACCTCAAATTTGATGCATTGTTGCAACGAGAATGACTACCTCTAGTGACAATCTGCCACCATATATTTTATGATGTTCAAACAACACTTGCTTTTTGGCATGGAATTAGATTCCTGCTAAGGCCTCACAAGCTAAGCCTTGTGAAGACAGAATAACAATCTTTTTTATTCAGATTAAGTGGGCATTGTACAAAAATAGTATTatatctgccccccttcccatcCATATATCTCTGGCTATAACTTTCTGTACCTAAAATCAGACCTAAGCCACAGGCCATTCAAGACTTTTCCTCTATTAAATATAATTTTCTTCCAACTTTTTGGTATTTAAAGATGGCCACTAGCAATATAGTACTGAGACACTGTGCCGCCATGTTTTTGTGCCACAGTGCTGAAAGTATACAAAATAGGCCTGGCAGTGATGGTTGCAGCCATAGGCAAGCCTGTGCGGTCAACAGGGGGATTATTGCCGATAGCAGGGAGGTCTTGTGTAATTCAGAGGAGCCCCTTGCTGTATAAGAAATTTGCTTTTTATCTTTGTACTGGCAGGGGAACGAGCATCATAGGCATACAAGAAGGGACACTGGTCACAGACTTTTATTAGAGGGAGAAGCAAAACTTCTGTTAACCTGGCCAGGCTACTTCTTTCTCAGCGCCACCACCATACCCACAGCTACTGCCAAAATGGCCACAGCTGCTGCTCCCCCATACAGCAGGATTGATTTGCCCTCAGGAAGTAAAACAGGTTTCTCTTCTATCTTGGGTGGAGGCAGAAGGGGGGAAATGGCAGCTTCGATTTTTTCTGCCTCTGATGGAGGGGTGACCTGGATCTCCTCTTTGGATTCCTCCAGAGTGGCTGGGGGCTCCTTTTCTGAAACTCCCTTTATGGTTATATCCACTTTTGGGGGTTCTGGTTGTgttacaggaggaggggggatctCTTCTTCAGTTGGAGGGGTTGCAGCATGAGCCATCGTCACAGCTGCAGGGGCATCCAGTATTTCCCTCTCCTCAGCTTCTTGTTGCTCCAGTCTTTGTTCCACCACAGCAGCCTCCTCGATGACTTCCGCAATCTCCTCCTTCTCCACATGGACAATGTCAGAGTTTGACGAGTTGTTCTCGCTGCGCTCCTCTGCCCCGCCATTGCTGTCCAGGCTCTTCAGCTCCTCAGGATCCATCGCCACCTGCTGCCAGGACTCAGGCCCCAGGGAGGTGGGAAGGCTCTCTGTGTGCCAGGAAGAGGAGACAGCCAGGCTCTCAGGGGGACTGACCTGCTCAGAGTGGTCACTGGTAAGAATGTAGATGTCGTTGCTGTCCTCGGCTATTAGCCCCGGGACATCGTCTTCCTCAGTGTCCAGGCTGAAGACTGTGCCCTAGaaacacacagaaaacaataaaaaatacttaTTAAAAAGCTTTAGTTCATTGGAAGAACACTTGTTGATTaaataaaatgccaccaaaatgCCCTAGGCACTTTACTACAATTTACAAATTTATGTTACAGGTCAACTCCACCCAGGCTAACTCAAGTCCTTAAAAAATCTCCCAATATTGCCCAACTGATAGGAAACCAAACAAACAATGGCGTCATCCTCGTCTAGATGGAGatataaaataaacaattttaTGAGACTGACACCTTTGTTAAGGGTTTTTGGGAGGGGCAAAAATACAAACAATTGCCAGGAAATCTCACCACTGGATGCTTCCAGCTATTTAAGGAACCTGATCGAAATGTAAActttacaaaactaaaaaaaaaaaatgtgtgaatttgGCTGGAGATGGCCTTTAACCCAACAGTTTCCACTAAAACTGAATTGTCAAGTTAGGAAAAAGTTGACCTTTACACACTCCTGGATTATTAGCATACATAGATACATTCCTTTTAAGACTCTGAATCAGACTTTTTTTGCTGGTTTTGGGGCTATG is a window from the Aquarana catesbeiana isolate 2022-GZ linkage group LG03, ASM4218655v1, whole genome shotgun sequence genome containing:
- the BCL2L13 gene encoding bcl-2-like protein 13; this translates as MASASSVPVGFHYETKYVVLSYLGFTSQEGTREVPPTTRADTQQHAPPLSARDDLDKVKTEIEEELKRLEEEISAAFPSTGFDMHTSPVFSPASPESTIEDCLAQLAERMCLEIPEQLDQAYQNLLSGNLTSDLLKKEAEAAALHATGWNKVLVPLVLLQRLLLELTRRGDRQLNNLVQFGVSYIEEMCSDYIIQQGGWGTVFSLDTEEDDVPGLIAEDSNDIYILTSDHSEQVSPPESLAVSSSWHTESLPTSLGPESWQQVAMDPEELKSLDSNGGAEERSENNSSNSDIVHVEKEEIAEVIEEAAVVEQRLEQQEAEEREILDAPAAVTMAHAATPPTEEEIPPPPVTQPEPPKVDITIKGVSEKEPPATLEESKEEIQVTPPSEAEKIEAAISPLLPPPKIEEKPVLLPEGKSILLYGGAAAVAILAVAVGMVVALRKK